In the Aristaeella hokkaidonensis genome, GGCAGCATAGCCGCCGGTGGCCAGCACGACGCCCTTGGTGGCATGAGCAGTCACTTCGGTGCCGTCATAGCGGGTCGCCTTCACGCCGGTAACCTTGCCGTCTTCGATGATCAGATCGGTGGCGGTGGTGCGCAGCATGATGTTGTCTTCACCGATGGTCTTAACCGGGCCAACAAAGTAGGTGCCCCAGTTGCCATCCTGCGGTTCATACTCATTTTCACGATACCAGAGAGCACCGATCAGGGTGTTCTGCTGATCTTCGAGGAAGTGAGCACCCTGGTCTTCCAGCCACTCCTTCAGGCCCTGGCCGTCGTTGATGAACTGCTTGACCAGGTCGATGTCGCCGTAGATCCACTGGGACTTGTCAGCGCTCTGGCGCAGACCGCCGTAGTAGGTCTGGAAGATGTGGAGGTTCAGGGTGGAGAACAGAGCCAGCTGATTCTCGGGGATGCCGGCATCCAGCTTGGGCTGTGCCCAGTCCAGATAAGCCTGGATCTCTTTCTTCAGTTCCTGCAGAACGGGCAGGTATTCCTGATGCACACCGTGCTTGCTCAGCTCAGCAGCATCGCCGGCCACGAACTCGTTCTCTTTGTAGAACTCTTCATCAAAGGGCTCTTCGCTCCAGTTCAGGATCATCTTGAGCTCGTTGATGCAGCCCTGAACGGATTTATACTTGTTGTAGGTCTGTCCATTATGGGCATATACGCCGGTTTCTGCATCCGGATCGGCCGGATCCCAAACGACGTAGGGCATCACAGACTGGAACTGACCGCCGGAAACCAGCGTGTTACCGCCGACTTCAGCGTTCTTTTCGATGACCAGCACGGAGTTGCCGTTCTGGGTAGCCTGAGCAGCAGCAGCGATACCAGCACCGCCAGCACCGACCACGACCACATCAGCGGTCACGTCGATGGCATCCTGGGCGGTATGCTCAATCTTGGCAGCCTTGAAGGCATCCAGATTGGTGCAGGCAGCCTGCTCGGCAGCATCGTTCACGATCGTGCGCAGGGCACGGCTGGTGAAGGTGGCGCCGGAAACGCCGTCCACGCCGGAACCGTTGGCTTCGATCATTTCGGGGATCATGATGTCATAAGCGACATCGCCCACATGAGCGGTTTCAACGGAAGCGGTGATTTCGATCGCTTCGAGCTTGGATTCGGAGAAGGTCACATTGGCAGTAACATTGCCGTTGTAGCCATAAGCGGTCGCTTCATAAGTACCGGCAGTGAAAGCCAGTTCAGCAGCGGGAGCATCAGCAGTTTCCGCCAGGGCCGCGTTGACAGCGTTCACAACAGCGGTGCAGGTGAAGGTGGCGCCGGTGTTGACGTCCACACCTTCGGTTCCATTCGCCTCGATGATGGCAGCGATGACTTTTTCAACGCTGTCTTCACGGGCTACAGGATAGGTTTCTCCCTTGTCGTCCACATCGAGGGCAGTGATCTTACCGTCTTCAACGGTAACGGTCACTTTCACCTCGCTGCCGAAACCCTGGGCAGCTCCGGTCTTGGTTTCCGCATCAGCAGAAGCCACGGCCAGCATGCCGAAAAGCAGGCAGAAGGACAGGAGAAGAGCAACAAGTTTCTTCATGGGATTCCTCATCCTTTCCTATAGAGTGAAATATGGATTTTGACAGATGTATAATCTGTGTATTTTATTTTACGCTTTTTGAACCGGTTACGTCAACTTGAAAAAACAAATTTGCGAAGGGTTACATATTGACAAAGAATGAACAAAAAACGATGGAAAATAAGGGGTTTGAACGACATACAGGACAAAAAAAGAGAATCGTTACGCATTCCGGCCGACAGGTATAAAAAAAATATACCTGCCAGCATATGGAAAAAGTATATGCAGGACAGCACTACGAAGCAGGCAAAACCTGTGAATAAACATACATAAAGGACCTGTTGCCTGAAAAGAACAAAATAGTTATAATATATCGTTACTGAAAACACAGAGGAGGAAAATCCTTGAGACCGCAGACACAGAAAATCGCCAGGTTCGGCCTGCTGACAGCACTTGCGCTTGTGCTGGGCCTGATGGACAGGGCGATACCGGTTTCGGCTCTTCTCGGAGGAGTGCTTCCCGGTATTAAGCTGGGGCTTGCCAATACGGTATTGCTTTATGCTGTTTACCTGATGGACTGGAAAAGCTGTGTCGCGCTGATGCTGACAAAAGTAGTGCTGTCCGGTTTCCTCTTCGGATCGCTGTCCGCTATTCTGTTCAGCCTGTCCGGCGGTGTGTTGAGCCTGCTTGTTATGCTGCTGCTCCGGAAAAAGCCGGAAGCTGGTGCGGTTGCCACGATCCTGCTGACCGCCGCGGCGGAGATTTACCTGCTGAGCAAGAACAGGAATCCCCAGGGAGAAATGCTGGTT is a window encoding:
- a CDS encoding FAD-dependent oxidoreductase gives rise to the protein MKKLVALLLSFCLLFGMLAVASADAETKTGAAQGFGSEVKVTVTVEDGKITALDVDDKGETYPVAREDSVEKVIAAIIEANGTEGVDVNTGATFTCTAVVNAVNAALAETADAPAAELAFTAGTYEATAYGYNGNVTANVTFSESKLEAIEITASVETAHVGDVAYDIMIPEMIEANGSGVDGVSGATFTSRALRTIVNDAAEQAACTNLDAFKAAKIEHTAQDAIDVTADVVVVGAGGAGIAAAAQATQNGNSVLVIEKNAEVGGNTLVSGGQFQSVMPYVVWDPADPDAETGVYAHNGQTYNKYKSVQGCINELKMILNWSEEPFDEEFYKENEFVAGDAAELSKHGVHQEYLPVLQELKKEIQAYLDWAQPKLDAGIPENQLALFSTLNLHIFQTYYGGLRQSADKSQWIYGDIDLVKQFINDGQGLKEWLEDQGAHFLEDQQNTLIGALWYRENEYEPQDGNWGTYFVGPVKTIGEDNIMLRTTATDLIIEDGKVTGVKATRYDGTEVTAHATKGVVLATGGYAANINLVLENNIYWDTQYLTTSTKTTNRSSQVGDGIVMAEKAGAATTGMGFTQLMPISWVDNGNLAFGGGNYACWINPTTGHRFVDEGSERDVLSLAEFRNGIVKNNTPGVFVEIYNAAQKVPGPPTAQLQPTDFTGRYYHIKGTVEALTALFADPEFEGVTADPATVLETVKAYDQAVMGLGEYPDVGKGIASRTIGNVDKTEDGKYIPDTYNLEDTDLIVRLMAPSTHHTMGGIVVDTQRHVLNADGAIIPGLYAAGEVTGGIHGGNRLGGNAIVEIFVSGRTAANTIAAE
- a CDS encoding Gx transporter family protein; amino-acid sequence: MRPQTQKIARFGLLTALALVLGLMDRAIPVSALLGGVLPGIKLGLANTVLLYAVYLMDWKSCVALMLTKVVLSGFLFGSLSAILFSLSGGVLSLLVMLLLRKKPEAGAVATILLTAAAEIYLLSKNRNPQGEMLVTVILIGLAFIAGIVVLILTHQGIVTPVMGTSLAGAVTHNIGQVLMACLVMNNTRLLISYLPALIGIGAAVGCLTGVVTDRVLTALKLNSELRIHNS